A region of Paenibacillus sp. 37 DNA encodes the following proteins:
- a CDS encoding glycoside hydrolase family 88 protein has product MNTSTSVKWLEEAWQQGAAKTIRNVKRIKDTFPHIAPQGTYDQNDPEWWTAGFWPGLLWLVYGDAPESEAVAPLHRIAESCERQLEGCLRDPESVDHDLGFIWLLSGVANYRQTGSMDGRRRGMLAANLLAARFHVRGEFIRAWNFSSSAMDTRGVAIIDSMMNLPLLYWASEQSGDPRFRWLAEAHADTVAREFIRADGSICHVVEFDPHTGQKLREHGGQGHAPGSAWARGTAWALHGFALSFRYTGEARYLETAERAADFFLAMLGEEIVPVWDFRAPAEHQVAWDSSAAAIAASGLLELAKLSSRGETYAAAGERIVRGLHEHYSSGDSATEEGLIMQGTVHYPEGRGLNVPIIYGDYFYMEALAKLRGHAGLF; this is encoded by the coding sequence ATGAACACATCAACGTCGGTAAAATGGCTCGAGGAAGCGTGGCAACAGGGAGCTGCCAAAACGATTCGGAATGTAAAGCGGATCAAGGATACATTTCCGCACATTGCTCCGCAAGGGACGTATGACCAGAATGATCCGGAATGGTGGACAGCAGGTTTCTGGCCTGGCCTGTTATGGTTGGTCTATGGGGATGCACCGGAAAGTGAAGCGGTCGCTCCGCTGCATCGCATTGCCGAAAGTTGTGAGCGGCAACTGGAGGGGTGTCTGCGTGATCCTGAATCGGTGGATCACGATCTGGGGTTCATCTGGCTGCTTAGTGGCGTAGCCAACTACCGCCAGACGGGCAGCATGGATGGACGGCGACGTGGCATGCTTGCCGCCAATCTGCTCGCTGCCCGGTTCCACGTGCGCGGTGAGTTCATCCGCGCCTGGAACTTCAGCTCGTCAGCAATGGATACGCGCGGCGTAGCCATCATTGACAGCATGATGAACCTTCCGCTGCTCTACTGGGCATCCGAGCAGAGCGGCGACCCTCGCTTCCGCTGGCTGGCGGAAGCTCATGCGGACACCGTGGCGCGCGAATTCATCCGCGCTGACGGGTCCATCTGCCACGTGGTGGAGTTCGATCCACACACGGGGCAGAAGCTGCGAGAGCATGGCGGACAGGGCCATGCTCCAGGTTCCGCCTGGGCGCGGGGCACCGCCTGGGCGTTGCACGGGTTTGCGCTGTCTTTCCGGTATACGGGCGAAGCCCGATATCTGGAGACAGCGGAGCGTGCGGCCGATTTCTTCCTCGCCATGCTTGGCGAAGAGATCGTGCCGGTGTGGGATTTCCGCGCACCTGCGGAGCATCAGGTGGCGTGGGACTCGTCCGCTGCGGCGATTGCCGCGAGCGGGTTGCTTGAGCTGGCGAAGCTGTCGTCACGCGGGGAGACCTATGCCGCCGCGGGAGAACGTATCGTCCGCGGCTTGCATGAGCACTATAGCTCCGGCGACTCGGCAACGGAAGAAGGTTTGATCATGCAGGGGACGGTACATTACCCGGAAGGACGAGGGTTGAATGTGCCGATTATATACGGCGATTATTTCTATATGGAAGCGCTGGCGAAGCTGCGTGGACATGCGGGGTTATTTTAA
- a CDS encoding methyltransferase domain-containing protein, whose amino-acid sequence MRQPFDYIGYWEETYRSGETSGRGSYGVLAEFKAEVVNGLIQREGIHRVIEFGCGDGNQLQYMNYEDYLGVDVAASSVKRCASQFAKDSSKSFMLYTPGLWINRGFLQADLTVCLDVLYHITDETDFRNTLYDILHSSTAWVVLYTRLKENGNPGIDTIQDRNLFEYLFDYPDFKVHEIIPQRYPDQSSADFVILRRTPSK is encoded by the coding sequence ATGCGTCAGCCTTTTGATTACATCGGGTATTGGGAGGAAACATATCGTTCGGGTGAAACTTCCGGGAGGGGTTCATACGGGGTTTTGGCTGAATTCAAGGCCGAGGTCGTGAATGGACTGATTCAACGTGAAGGGATTCATCGTGTCATTGAGTTTGGATGTGGGGATGGCAACCAGTTGCAATACATGAATTATGAGGACTACCTGGGCGTGGATGTAGCGGCTTCTTCAGTAAAGCGTTGTGCTTCCCAATTTGCCAAGGATTCTTCCAAGAGTTTCATGCTGTATACACCAGGACTATGGATTAACCGAGGTTTCCTGCAAGCCGATCTGACGGTCTGTCTGGATGTGTTATATCACATCACGGATGAAACGGATTTTCGTAATACCCTTTATGATATTCTGCACTCCTCAACAGCATGGGTGGTGCTTTACACCCGTTTGAAAGAAAACGGCAACCCGGGGATTGATACAATCCAGGACCGTAATCTGTTCGAATATCTCTTCGACTACCCTGATTTCAAAGTTCATGAGATTATTCCGCAGCGCTATCCAGATCAATCTTCTGCCGACTTTGTCATCCTGAGACGTACGCCTTCGAAGTGA